One genomic window of Streptomyces sp. NBC_01276 includes the following:
- a CDS encoding PTS transporter subunit EIIC — translation MTTATAAPAKKPGAALLQGMQKVGKALQLPVAVLPAAAILLRLGQDDVFGKDGLQWGKVATVFASAGDAVFSNLALLFCVGVAIGYAKKADGSTALAALVGFLVYKNVLTAFPMDGSVTALLPKGKPQDPGVLGGILIGLVSAMIWQRYHKTRLVDWLGFFNGRRLVPIIMAFVGTLFGVFFGLAWAPIGDALGSFSEWLIGLGSVGAGIYGVFNRGLIPVGMHQFLNTFFQQQVGSFTKADGSIVTGEIPRFFAGDPTAGQFMSGFFPIMMFGLPAAAIAIAHCARPERRKVVMGMMISLALTSFVTGVTEPIEFTFLFLAPLLYAVHAVLTGISMAVTWGLGVHDGFGFSAGLIDYLLNWKLATNPWMIIPIGLAFGAVYYVVFRFAITKWNLPTPGRESDEELAELLKAESK, via the coding sequence ATGACTACGGCTACCGCCGCACCGGCCAAGAAGCCGGGTGCCGCGCTGCTGCAGGGCATGCAGAAGGTCGGCAAGGCCCTGCAGCTGCCCGTTGCCGTCCTGCCGGCCGCGGCGATCCTGCTGCGCCTCGGCCAGGACGACGTGTTCGGCAAGGACGGCCTCCAGTGGGGCAAGGTCGCCACGGTGTTCGCCTCCGCCGGTGACGCCGTCTTCTCCAACCTGGCGCTGCTGTTCTGCGTCGGTGTGGCGATCGGCTACGCGAAGAAGGCCGACGGCTCCACGGCCCTCGCCGCCCTCGTCGGCTTCCTCGTCTACAAGAACGTGCTGACCGCGTTCCCCATGGACGGAAGCGTCACCGCGCTGCTGCCCAAGGGCAAGCCGCAGGACCCGGGCGTGCTCGGCGGCATCCTCATCGGTCTCGTCAGCGCGATGATCTGGCAGCGCTACCACAAGACCCGTCTGGTCGACTGGCTCGGCTTCTTCAACGGCCGCCGCCTGGTCCCGATCATCATGGCCTTCGTCGGCACCCTCTTCGGCGTCTTCTTCGGCCTGGCCTGGGCCCCGATCGGTGACGCGCTCGGCAGCTTCAGCGAGTGGCTGATCGGCCTCGGTTCCGTCGGCGCCGGCATCTACGGCGTGTTCAACCGCGGTCTGATCCCGGTCGGCATGCACCAGTTCCTCAACACCTTCTTCCAGCAGCAGGTCGGCTCCTTCACCAAGGCCGACGGCAGCATCGTCACCGGCGAGATCCCGCGCTTCTTCGCGGGTGACCCGACCGCCGGCCAGTTCATGTCCGGCTTCTTCCCGATCATGATGTTCGGCCTGCCGGCCGCCGCCATCGCCATCGCGCACTGCGCCCGCCCCGAGCGCCGCAAGGTCGTGATGGGCATGATGATCTCGCTGGCCCTGACCTCCTTCGTCACCGGTGTCACCGAGCCGATCGAGTTCACCTTCCTCTTCCTCGCGCCGCTGCTGTACGCGGTCCACGCCGTCCTGACCGGTATCTCCATGGCCGTCACCTGGGGCCTGGGCGTCCACGACGGCTTCGGCTTCTCGGCCGGCCTGATCGACTACCTGCTGAACTGGAAGCTCGCCACCAACCCGTGGATGATCATTCCGATCGGCCTGGCCTTCGGAGCGGTCTACTACGTGGTCTTCCGCTTCGCGATCACCAAGTGGAACCTCCCGACGCCGGGCCGCGAGTCCGACGAGGAGCTCGCCGAGCTGCTGAAGGCCGAGAGCAAGTAG
- a CDS encoding PTS transporter subunit EIIC, whose product MSASSAAEAPRKQWWSGLYPGLQKMGRSLQLPIAVLPAAGLLNGLGQPGVFGSEGLNWTIVSKVMVAAGGALLNADLGLPLLFCIGVAIGMARKADGSTALAAVAGFLVYRGVLHAFPNDCPSGSKAVGGGCVGPDNTFVEFTYQNPGVFGGIIMGLLAAWFWQRYHRVKLVDWLGFFNGRRLVPIIMSFVAIGFAALCLWVWPPVGSALESFSDWLVGLGSWGAGIFGVANRALLVIGLHQFLNVPVWFQFGSYTKPDGTTVHGDINMFLAGDPDAGQFLSGFFPIMMFALPAAALAITHCAKPQRRKEVGGLMLSVALTSFVTGITEPLEYSFLFVAPVLYVIHALLTGVSMAVTWGLGVHDGFSFSAGLIDYVINFGLATKPLLIIPIGLAFAVVYYAVFRFVITKFDVPTPGRESDEEIAAMQAENTKA is encoded by the coding sequence ATGAGCGCGAGCAGCGCCGCGGAAGCGCCGCGGAAGCAGTGGTGGAGCGGCTTGTACCCGGGGCTGCAGAAGATGGGACGGAGCCTGCAGCTGCCGATCGCGGTCCTGCCGGCGGCCGGGCTCCTCAACGGGCTCGGCCAGCCCGGCGTGTTCGGCTCCGAGGGCCTGAACTGGACGATCGTCTCCAAGGTGATGGTGGCCGCGGGCGGCGCGCTGCTGAACGCGGACCTCGGCCTGCCGCTCCTGTTCTGCATCGGCGTCGCGATCGGCATGGCCAGGAAGGCGGACGGTTCGACGGCCCTCGCCGCGGTGGCGGGCTTCCTCGTCTACCGGGGCGTGCTGCACGCCTTCCCCAACGACTGCCCGAGCGGCAGCAAGGCCGTGGGCGGCGGCTGCGTGGGGCCGGACAACACGTTCGTGGAGTTCACGTACCAGAACCCGGGGGTGTTCGGGGGCATCATCATGGGCCTGCTGGCGGCCTGGTTCTGGCAGCGCTACCACCGGGTGAAGCTGGTCGACTGGCTGGGCTTCTTCAACGGCCGCCGCCTGGTCCCGATCATCATGTCGTTCGTGGCGATCGGCTTCGCGGCGCTGTGCCTGTGGGTCTGGCCGCCGGTCGGCAGCGCGCTGGAGAGCTTCTCGGACTGGCTGGTGGGGCTGGGTTCCTGGGGCGCCGGCATCTTCGGCGTCGCCAACCGCGCGCTGCTGGTGATCGGCCTCCACCAGTTCCTGAACGTGCCGGTGTGGTTCCAGTTCGGCAGCTACACCAAGCCGGACGGGACGACGGTGCACGGCGACATCAACATGTTCCTGGCGGGCGACCCGGACGCGGGGCAGTTCCTGAGCGGGTTCTTCCCGATCATGATGTTCGCGCTCCCGGCGGCCGCGCTGGCGATCACGCACTGCGCGAAGCCGCAGCGTCGCAAGGAGGTCGGCGGCCTGATGCTGTCGGTGGCGCTGACCTCGTTCGTCACGGGGATCACGGAGCCCCTGGAGTACTCCTTCCTCTTCGTCGCGCCGGTGCTGTACGTGATCCACGCGCTGCTGACGGGCGTCTCGATGGCGGTGACGTGGGGGCTGGGGGTGCACGACGGGTTCAGCTTCTCGGCGGGCCTGATCGATTACGTCATCAACTTCGGGCTGGCGACGAAGCCGCTGCTGATCATCCCGATCGGCCTGGCGTTCGCGGTCGTCTACTACGCCGTCTTCCGGTTCGTGATCACGAAGTTCGACGTCCCGACCCCCGGCCGGGAGTCGGACGAGGAGATCGCCGCGATGCAGGCGGAGAACACCAAGGCATAG
- a CDS encoding PTS glucose/sucrose transporter subunit IIB, with amino-acid sequence MATKAEKIVAGLGGIENIEEVEGCITRLRTEVVNPDLVDDAALKAAGAHGVVKMGTAVQVVIGTDADPIAGEIEDMM; translated from the coding sequence ATGGCCACCAAGGCTGAGAAGATCGTCGCCGGGCTCGGCGGTATCGAGAACATCGAAGAGGTCGAGGGCTGCATCACCCGCCTGCGCACCGAGGTCGTCAACCCCGACCTCGTCGACGATGCCGCGCTGAAGGCCGCCGGCGCCCACGGCGTCGTCAAGATGGGCACCGCCGTCCAGGTCGTCATCGGCACCGACGCCGACCCGATCGCCGGCGAGATCGAAGACATGATGTGA